Proteins found in one Streptococcus anginosus subsp. whileyi MAS624 genomic segment:
- a CDS encoding plasmid mobilization protein: MANRIRNIQLKINLTEEEKALFKKKMKMAKCKTMNHFLRKVVSETDIYVVDLQPFREIQGLLFRYASSVNQIAKRVNSTGVIYSDDIKDMQSQIEHLSKEIWQIHSLLLNKTTNKGDDI, translated from the coding sequence ATGGCAAATAGAATTAGAAATATTCAGCTGAAAATAAACTTAACAGAAGAAGAAAAAGCACTTTTCAAAAAGAAAATGAAGATGGCAAAGTGTAAAACAATGAACCATTTTTTAAGAAAAGTAGTATCTGAAACAGATATTTATGTTGTTGATTTACAGCCCTTTAGGGAAATACAAGGATTACTTTTTCGATACGCAAGTAGTGTAAACCAAATTGCTAAACGAGTTAATTCGACTGGGGTTATCTATAGCGATGACATCAAAGATATGCAGTCCCAAATTGAACATCTATCAAAAGAAATATGGCAAATACATTCCCTACTGCTCAATAAAACTACCAACAAAGGAGATGACATATAA
- a CDS encoding relaxase/mobilization nuclease domain-containing protein: MAITKIHPIKSTLNLAIDYITNEEKTYEKILVSTHNCFASTAHTSFLKTREDNKVSGSVLARHLIQSFLPGEATPEMAHQIGLELCKKILKDEYEFVLSTHIDKGHIHNHIIFNNVNMVTGKCYQSNKRSYHQIRYQSDKLCKENNLSVVDEFYETYRKKYKTNGKSWYENDQFKKGTSWKSRLQFDIDRAIKQSKDWDDFIKRMADLNYEIKYGKHIAFKHKDKERFTRAKTIGEDYTEDRLKERILDNANQRTYAVKKRIGNIIDITNNEKIKSSKGYEYWATKHNLKTAADTVLLMREKGFKSISQLDEFIKESALKRQNIQDQIKVIDNKISTLSNTMEQVHTVKLYRQIYLEYKKDPSDKAFSEEHKSEITIYENALSNLKKSYSKLPNSKDILKELDSLHEKKNTLMQEYSSAKSDMKELYQIRKNYEKYMSKEMER; encoded by the coding sequence GTGGCAATTACAAAAATACACCCTATAAAATCTACACTTAATCTTGCTATTGATTATATTACCAACGAAGAAAAAACCTATGAAAAGATTTTGGTAAGCACTCACAACTGCTTTGCTTCTACTGCTCATACATCTTTTTTAAAGACAAGAGAAGATAACAAAGTGAGTGGTTCTGTACTTGCAAGACACCTTATTCAATCTTTTCTACCCGGTGAAGCAACGCCCGAAATGGCACATCAAATCGGTCTTGAACTGTGTAAAAAGATATTAAAGGACGAATACGAATTTGTACTATCTACTCACATAGATAAAGGGCATATCCACAATCACATCATATTCAATAATGTAAATATGGTTACAGGCAAGTGCTATCAGTCCAACAAGAGAAGCTATCATCAAATTAGGTATCAAAGTGATAAACTATGCAAAGAAAACAACCTATCTGTTGTTGATGAGTTCTATGAAACTTATAGAAAGAAATATAAAACAAATGGTAAGTCTTGGTATGAAAATGACCAATTTAAGAAAGGTACTTCTTGGAAAAGTAGACTTCAATTTGATATAGATAGAGCTATTAAACAATCCAAAGATTGGGATGATTTTATAAAGAGAATGGCTGACCTTAATTATGAAATCAAATATGGAAAACACATTGCATTTAAACATAAGGACAAAGAAAGATTTACAAGAGCTAAGACTATTGGAGAAGATTATACTGAGGACAGATTAAAAGAGCGTATCTTAGATAATGCTAATCAAAGAACCTATGCTGTTAAAAAACGTATCGGAAATATTATTGATATTACGAATAATGAAAAGATAAAATCAAGCAAAGGCTATGAGTATTGGGCTACAAAACATAATTTAAAAACTGCAGCCGATACTGTTCTTTTGATGCGTGAAAAAGGATTTAAGTCTATCTCCCAGCTTGATGAGTTCATTAAAGAAAGTGCATTAAAAAGGCAAAATATACAGGATCAAATCAAAGTCATAGATAACAAAATTTCAACTCTATCAAATACTATGGAACAAGTTCATACCGTAAAATTGTATCGTCAAATCTATCTGGAATATAAGAAAGATCCATCTGATAAGGCTTTTTCTGAAGAACATAAATCAGAAATAACGATCTATGAAAATGCCCTTTCAAACCTAAAAAAATCTTACTCAAAACTTCCAAACTCCAAGGATATTTTGAAAGAGCTTGATTCATTGCATGAAAAAAAGAATACCCTAATGCAAGAGTATTCTTCTGCAAAATCTGATATGAAAGAACTGTATCAAATCAGAAAAAATTATGAGAAATATATGAGTAAGGAGATGGAAAGATAA